A DNA window from Trichomycterus rosablanca isolate fTriRos1 chromosome 11, fTriRos1.hap1, whole genome shotgun sequence contains the following coding sequences:
- the mlc1 gene encoding membrane protein MLC1 isoform X2 produces the protein MMQREDEAREEFSYTHIPTLERASMSGSLSRRMEREMERAERDSYIVDVRASDLELDEAEPLHPCLSYRAWLYSILIGCSLLITAGFSIYLGNVFPDDMDYLRCAAGASIPAAVVSFAIAVKWRVAVSDFQMVYVSTFAVITTCLVWFGCKLVLSPSAVNINFNLILLTLLEGLMAGTVILSARSVEDCCSHSKPVYDGPVAVTHAVFPSRLLKAYSVIEVIVGISAVFGGIIALNMDALLPGPYLSVTFFWILIACFPSAIASHVVSEYPSKCLVETLIVISSVTSPLLFSASGYLSSSVLSFIEIFLHDVPIAKIFPSL, from the exons ATGATGCAGAGGGAGGACGAAGCACGGGAGGAGTTTAGCTACACCCACATACCCACTCTGGAACGAGCAAGCATGAGTGGCTCGCTGAGCAGGCGAATGGAACGAGAAATGGAGAGAGCGGAGAGGGACAGCTACATAGTGGACGTGAGAGCCAGTGACCTGGAGCTGGACGAAGCTGAGCCATTACACCCCTGCCTCAGCTACAGAGCCTGGCTTTACAGCATCCTCATAGGG TGTAGTCTCTTGATCACAGCTGGATTCTCTATCTATCTGGGTAATGTGTTTCCTGATGACATGGACTACCTGCGCTGTGCTGCTGGAGCA AGTATTCCAGCTGCCGTGGTGAGTTTTGCCATCGCTGTAAAGTGGCGTGTTGCA GTGTCTGATTTTCAGATGGTGTATGTATCCACATTTGCTGTAATAACCACATGTCTGGTGTGGTTTGGTTGTAAGCTGGTTCTGAGCCCCTCAGCTGTCAAT ATCAACTTTAATCTGATTCTGCTCACACTGCTGGAAGGCCTCATGGCTGGCACTGTCATCCTGTCAGCTCGTTCTGTGGAGGACTGCTGCAGCCATAGCAAG CCAGTGTATGACGGCCCTGTGGCAGTGACCCATGCTGTATTTCCTTCAAGACTTCTCAAGGCTTATTCT GTGATTGAGGTGATTGTTGGGATATCTGCTGTATTTGGTGGCATTATTGCTCTCAACATGGACGCTCTGCTGCCAGGGCCCTACCTCTCTGTCACGTTCTTCTGGATTCTAATAGCT TGTTTCCCAAGTgccatagccagtcatgtggtATCAGAATATCCAAGCAAGTGTCTG GTAGAAACACTGATTGTCATCAGCAGTGTCACCTCACCACTGCTTTTCTCTGCCTCTGGCTACTTGTCCAGCAGTGTACTAAGTTTTATTGAGATTTTTCTCCATGATGTGCCCATAGCAAAG ATTTTTCCTTCACTTTGA
- the mlc1 gene encoding membrane protein MLC1 isoform X1: MMQREDEAREEFSYTHIPTLERASMSGSLSRRMEREMERAERDSYIVDVRASDLELDEAEPLHPCLSYRAWLYSILIGCSLLITAGFSIYLGNVFPDDMDYLRCAAGASIPAAVVSFAIAVKWRVAVSDFQMVYVSTFAVITTCLVWFGCKLVLSPSAVNINFNLILLTLLEGLMAGTVILSARSVEDCCSHSKPVYDGPVAVTHAVFPSRLLKAYSVIEVIVGISAVFGGIIALNMDALLPGPYLSVTFFWILIACFPSAIASHVVSEYPSKCLVETLIVISSVTSPLLFSASGYLSSSVLSFIEIFLHDVPIAKQSYDILLLILMVLLLAQAGLTLATVVHCASYKGQLRSGAPEREDNPSIDPHKYELRGSNGTLRDFDKEKAWKAVVVQMAQ, from the exons ATGATGCAGAGGGAGGACGAAGCACGGGAGGAGTTTAGCTACACCCACATACCCACTCTGGAACGAGCAAGCATGAGTGGCTCGCTGAGCAGGCGAATGGAACGAGAAATGGAGAGAGCGGAGAGGGACAGCTACATAGTGGACGTGAGAGCCAGTGACCTGGAGCTGGACGAAGCTGAGCCATTACACCCCTGCCTCAGCTACAGAGCCTGGCTTTACAGCATCCTCATAGGG TGTAGTCTCTTGATCACAGCTGGATTCTCTATCTATCTGGGTAATGTGTTTCCTGATGACATGGACTACCTGCGCTGTGCTGCTGGAGCA AGTATTCCAGCTGCCGTGGTGAGTTTTGCCATCGCTGTAAAGTGGCGTGTTGCA GTGTCTGATTTTCAGATGGTGTATGTATCCACATTTGCTGTAATAACCACATGTCTGGTGTGGTTTGGTTGTAAGCTGGTTCTGAGCCCCTCAGCTGTCAAT ATCAACTTTAATCTGATTCTGCTCACACTGCTGGAAGGCCTCATGGCTGGCACTGTCATCCTGTCAGCTCGTTCTGTGGAGGACTGCTGCAGCCATAGCAAG CCAGTGTATGACGGCCCTGTGGCAGTGACCCATGCTGTATTTCCTTCAAGACTTCTCAAGGCTTATTCT GTGATTGAGGTGATTGTTGGGATATCTGCTGTATTTGGTGGCATTATTGCTCTCAACATGGACGCTCTGCTGCCAGGGCCCTACCTCTCTGTCACGTTCTTCTGGATTCTAATAGCT TGTTTCCCAAGTgccatagccagtcatgtggtATCAGAATATCCAAGCAAGTGTCTG GTAGAAACACTGATTGTCATCAGCAGTGTCACCTCACCACTGCTTTTCTCTGCCTCTGGCTACTTGTCCAGCAGTGTACTAAGTTTTATTGAGATTTTTCTCCATGATGTGCCCATAGCAAAG CAATCATATGACATCTTACTGCTGATCCTAATGGTGCTGCTGCTGGCTCAGGCAGGCCTGACACTGGCCACTGTGGTGCACTGCGCTTCCTACAAAGGTCAGCTGCGCAGTGGGGCACCAGAGAGGGAGGACAATCCATCAATAGATCCACACAAATATGAG CTAAGAGGATCTAATGGCACACTGCGAGATTTTGACAAAGAGAAGGCCTGGAAGGCAGTGGTAGTGCAAATGGCTCagtaa
- the mlc1 gene encoding membrane protein MLC1 isoform X3: MDYLRCAAGASIPAAVVSFAIAVKWRVAVSDFQMVYVSTFAVITTCLVWFGCKLVLSPSAVNINFNLILLTLLEGLMAGTVILSARSVEDCCSHSKPVYDGPVAVTHAVFPSRLLKAYSVIEVIVGISAVFGGIIALNMDALLPGPYLSVTFFWILIACFPSAIASHVVSEYPSKCLVETLIVISSVTSPLLFSASGYLSSSVLSFIEIFLHDVPIAKQSYDILLLILMVLLLAQAGLTLATVVHCASYKGQLRSGAPEREDNPSIDPHKYELRGSNGTLRDFDKEKAWKAVVVQMAQ; this comes from the exons ATGGACTACCTGCGCTGTGCTGCTGGAGCA AGTATTCCAGCTGCCGTGGTGAGTTTTGCCATCGCTGTAAAGTGGCGTGTTGCA GTGTCTGATTTTCAGATGGTGTATGTATCCACATTTGCTGTAATAACCACATGTCTGGTGTGGTTTGGTTGTAAGCTGGTTCTGAGCCCCTCAGCTGTCAAT ATCAACTTTAATCTGATTCTGCTCACACTGCTGGAAGGCCTCATGGCTGGCACTGTCATCCTGTCAGCTCGTTCTGTGGAGGACTGCTGCAGCCATAGCAAG CCAGTGTATGACGGCCCTGTGGCAGTGACCCATGCTGTATTTCCTTCAAGACTTCTCAAGGCTTATTCT GTGATTGAGGTGATTGTTGGGATATCTGCTGTATTTGGTGGCATTATTGCTCTCAACATGGACGCTCTGCTGCCAGGGCCCTACCTCTCTGTCACGTTCTTCTGGATTCTAATAGCT TGTTTCCCAAGTgccatagccagtcatgtggtATCAGAATATCCAAGCAAGTGTCTG GTAGAAACACTGATTGTCATCAGCAGTGTCACCTCACCACTGCTTTTCTCTGCCTCTGGCTACTTGTCCAGCAGTGTACTAAGTTTTATTGAGATTTTTCTCCATGATGTGCCCATAGCAAAG CAATCATATGACATCTTACTGCTGATCCTAATGGTGCTGCTGCTGGCTCAGGCAGGCCTGACACTGGCCACTGTGGTGCACTGCGCTTCCTACAAAGGTCAGCTGCGCAGTGGGGCACCAGAGAGGGAGGACAATCCATCAATAGATCCACACAAATATGAG CTAAGAGGATCTAATGGCACACTGCGAGATTTTGACAAAGAGAAGGCCTGGAAGGCAGTGGTAGTGCAAATGGCTCagtaa
- the panx2 gene encoding pannexin-2 has protein sequence MQNLFEQNLDMATALLAGEKLKELIMPGSTQDEKGGALACLMVQIKLELPFDRVVTIGTVIIPILLVTLVFTRNFAEESIYCYTPHNFTRDQALYARGYCWTELCDAVPGVEPERRPSLFEHKFLPYALLAFAGIMYIPALGWEFMASTRLTSELNFLLQEIDNCYHRAAEGRAPKIEKQIQSKGPGITERERREIIENAEKEKSPEQNLFEKYLERRGQSNFLAKLYLARHLAIICLSSIPITYLSTYYAWQRQNEFTCMLGEPPDISSIPAMHLTVNCKLPAVQLQRIMAAVDIALLCTMNLIILVNLLHLFVVRKSNFVFDKLHKVGIKTRRRWQKSQFCDINILAMFCNENRDHIKSLNRLDFITNESDLMYDNVVRQLLAALAQSNHDATPTVRDSGIQTVDPNMDPSVIGVGVMGAETVKRPRKKIKWIPTTNHLPQSFKEPSTLTRLENSIKAEKPKPVRRKTVADSIIAPLLDSKSTQYPPKATDTNNGTEKKHARNFSLDVHPYMSTIQKPKPEVITPQPPAADHSLDSVFIEGTHSVVHVSSALNEKNEPPSTDVFPSTTLPTSSFINGEPSTLPPDFSKNKELINPNPESENQSTSYNCNSSHPLLSMHHTLYEEEEDEQSSSDKLVEQPVKLIAAGEC, from the exons ATGCAGAATCTCTTTGAGCAGAACTTAGACATGGCCACGGCACTGCTTGCAGGGGAGAAGCTGAAGGAGCTGATCATGCCGGGGTCCACACAGGACGAGAAGGGTGGTGCACTAGCCTGTCTAATGGTGCAGATCAAACTGGAGCTGCCTTTCGATAGGGTTGTTACTATTGGAACAGTCATCATCCCCATTCTGTTAGTCACTCTGGTCTTCACACGAAACTTCGCAG AGGAATCTATATACTGTTACACCCCACACAACTTTACTCGTGACCAGGCTCTCTATGCAAGAGGTTACTGCTGGACAGAACTGTGTGATGCTGTACCTGGTGTGGAGCCTGAACGCCGGCCATCATTGTTCGAGCACAAGTTTTTGCCCTATGCCCTGCTGGCATTTGCTGGTATCATGTATATACCAGCACTAGGCTGGGAGTTCATGGCATCTACTCGCCTTACCTCAGAACTCAACTTTCTCCTCCAAGAGATCGACAACTGCTACCATCGTGCCGCTGAGGGCCGTGCACCAAAGATCGAGAAGCAGATCCAGTCTAAAGGGCCTGGGATCACTGAGCGCGAGCGGCGGGAGATCATTGAAAATGCTGAGAAGGAGAAGAGTCCTGAGCAGAACCTTTTTGAAAAATATCTAGAACGCAGAGGACAAAGTAACTTTTTAGCAAAGCTGTATTTAGCCAGGCATTTGGCCATCATTTGTCTTAGTTCTATTCCTATTACCTACTTGAGTACATACTATGCCTGGCAGCGGCAAAATGAGTTCACCTGTATGCTTGGTGAGCCACCTGACATCAGTAGCATTCCTGCCATGCACCTCACCGTAAACTGCAAACTGCCAGCTGTGCAGCTCCAGCGCATTATGGCCGCCGTAGACATTGCGCTGCTCTGCACTATGaacctcattattttagttAACCTGCTTCATCTGTTCGTTGTGCGCAAATCCAACTTTGTTTTTGACAAGCTGCACAAAGTTGGCATTAAGACAAGACGTCGTTGGCAGAAGTCACAGTTCTGTGACATTAACATCCTTGCTATGTTTTGTAATGAGAACAGAGACCACATCAAGTCTCTGAACAGGCTGGACTTCATCACCAATGAGAGTGACCTCATGTATGACAACGTGGTACGACAGTTATTGGCTGCGTTAGCTCAGTCCAACCATGATGCCACACCTACTGTTAGAGACTCTGGGATCCAAACAGTTGACCCCAACATGGATCCATCAGTAATTGGGGTTGGAGTGATGGGAGCCGAAACTGTTAAAAGACCCCGGAAGAAGATAAAGTGGATCCCTACGACTAATCATCTACCACAATCATTTAAA GAACCTTCAACTCTGACTCGGCTtgagaacagcataaaagctgAAAAACCTAAACCTGTGCGGCGGAAAACGGTAGCAGACAGCATCATTGCTCCTCTACTGGACAGCAAGAGCACACAGTACCCTCCAAAAG CTACAGACACAAACAATGGCACAGAGAAGAAGCATGCTCGGAACTTCTCTCTGGACGTTCATCCATACATGTCAACCATCCAGAAGCCGAAACCAGAAGTTATTACTCCTCAGCCCCCAGCCGCTGATCATTCTCTGGACTCTGTGTTCATAGAGGGCACACACTCTGTTGTCCATGTGTCCTCCGCTCTCAATG AAAAGAATGAACCACCTTCCACTGATGTATTTCCCTCAACTACCCTTCCTACGTCCTCCTTTATAAATGGAGAACCCTCTACTTTGCCTCCTGACTTTTCCAAAAACAAGGAGCTAATCAATCCGAACCCAGAGTCTGAGAACCAATCAACATCTTACAACTGCAACTCCTCACACCCGCTGCTTAGCATGCACCACACACTGTAcgaggaggaggaagatgagcaaagcagcagtgaCAAATTGGTGGAGCAACCTGTCAAGCTCATTGCTGCCGGGGAGTGTTGA